CACCACCAGCACCTCCAGACAATTGTGATGATCCAGATGCACGTGCAGGGTGGAGATGATGGAATGATGATGATCGTGTTGGAAATCCGTCAGGGCCTCCGTCAAATGCGGTTTGTGATGATCATAGACCAGCGTGATCGTGCCCGCGATCTCCCGCTCCGGCGACTCCTGCATCTGATCCACCAGCCGGTCCCGAATCATGTCCGCCACCGCCTGCGAACGATTGTCAAAACCCTTGGCCCGCACCCAGTCATCCAACTGCTTCAACAACTGCGGGGGAAGACTCACCGTGAAACGCGCCGCTAATTCTTTTTTCATAGGCAATTTCGCTATGACTCAGCATTTTGCCCAACGCCCAACATCGCGCAATCCAAAACCCGGCGTCCCTCGCCCCCTCCAAGCAACCCTGCGGCCAATCTTCTGCTGGCCAAGACCGCGCGCCGGGCGTATAATGTTTTTGAAAAATAACTGCGCTCAACCTATGGACATCACCTTCAAGTGCCCCGCCTGTGAACAGGAGCTGGAAGTGGACGCCTCCGGCGCCGGCAGCGAAATCGAATGCCCCTCCTGCAGCACGCTCATCGTCATCCCCAGTCCGCCGGAGGAAGCGGCCCCGGCCACGCCGGAAGCCGTCTTGAATCCCATCGCCACCTCCGCCGCCGCCAAGGAAGAAAAGCATTTCAAGGTGCCCACCACCAAGGCCCCCGTCCAGGCGCTCATTAAAAAAGCCGCCCGTCCGCTCGAATTCGCCGCCCAGGAAAGTGACCGTGTCCTGCGCATCAAAACCGTCCGCCGCTCGGAATGCCTGGAATTCGGCAAGGACAAATTTGACGAAACCGTCTCCGACATCCTGCAAAAAATCGGGGAAAAACACCTCCTCGGCCTGTACCCGGTGACCTATTCCCATATTGACCCCACTTCCCAGAAACTCGTCGAGGATTACGGCGTCATCATCTACTTCCGCGGCTAGCGTCCGGCCCGCATCCTCCCGCCATGCAATGCCTGGTCACCGCCGGCCCCACGTACGAGCCGCTCGATGAAGTCCGCCGCCTCACCAATTTTTCCACCGGCGCCCTCGGCTGCCGGCTGGCCGCCGCCCTCCGGCAGGCGGGCCATGCAGTGTGCCTCCTCCTCAGCGAACAGGCCACCGCCGCGCCCCCCGCCGGCTGGACCGGCAACATCCGGCGATTCTCCACCACGCAAAGCCTGCACGACCAGCTCGCTGCCCTCGCCGGCCCCAGCATCCAGGCCGTGTTTCATGCCGCCGCCGTGAGCGACTTCACCTTCGGCCGCATCTATCGCCAGTTGGCCGCCGGCCAGTTGCAGGAAATTCACGGAGCGAAAATCGAATCCCGCGGCGCCCCTTTGCTGGCCGAACTGACCCCCACCCCCAAGCTCCTTCCCCGCATGGCCGGCTGGTTTCCCCGCGCCCTGATTGTCGGATGGAAATACGAACTCGAGGGCACGCCCGACGATGCCCTCGCCAAAGCCCGGCGCCAGCTCGAGGAAGCCCGCACTCACGCCTGCGTCCTCAACGGCCGCGCCTACGGCCCCGGCTTTGCCCTGGTCACGCCCGGTCATCCCCCCCGGCACTGCGACGACCAGCCCGCGCTGTTTGCCGCCCTCCTTCGCCTGCTGGGCGAGCACCCGCCCCGTTGAGCCGTGCCGGCCGCGCCGCCCCTTCGCTCACGCTCCCCCGCCCCCCAACTGTCGGCGGGCCAGCTCCCGGGCGGCCTCCACCAGGCTTAAATCACGGCGCAAATCAGCAAAACGAAAATCCGGCAGCCCGCTTTGCGCCTGGCCGGTCAATTCCCCCGGCCCCCGCAACCGCAAATCTTCCTCGGCAATTGCAAAGCCATCCTCATGCTTCACCAGCGTTTCCAGCCGTTCCAGCGCCTCCGGAGTTTTGGTGCCTGCCAGCAATATGCAATAGGACGCATGCGCGCCCCGCCCGATGCGCCCGCGAAGTTGATGCAGTTGCGCCAGTCCAAAACGCTCCGCGTTCTCCACCACCATCACCGTCGCGTTGGGCACGTCCACCCCCACCTCAATCACGCTGGTGGCCAGCAGCACTTGCGTGCGATTGGCCCGAAAATCCGCCATCACCCGCTCCCGCTCCGCCGCCGGCATCCGCCCGTGCGCCACGCCCACCCGCCACGGCTGCAGCAGCCGCCGCACCTGCTCCCCTTCCTCCAGCAGCGCCTTCAAGCCGTTCTCGCTGTCGCCCTCTTCCAGCCGCGGATAAACCACATAGGCCTGCCGGCCCGCCTCGAGCTGCTGCCGCACAAATTCCCACACCTTGGGCGCCTTGTCCGGCGTGCGGACAAACGTGCGGATGTGCCCCCGCCCCACCGGCCGTTCATCCAGCACCGAAACATCCAAATCCCCATACAACGTCAGCCCCAGCGTCCGTGGAATGGGCGTGGCCGTCATGATGAGCAAGTGCGGATAGCGCCCCTTGCGCACCAGCGCCTCCCGTTGAGCCACCCCAAACTTGTGCTGTTCATCAATGATTACCAATCCCAGCCGCGGCGGCGCGAAATCCTCTGTCAACAGCGCATGCGTCCCAATCGCCAACTGCGGCGAGGCCGTCCCGGCCACCTCCGCCGGCCGCCCGGAGATGTGCAGAACCACCGGCACCCCCAGCGGCGCCAGCCACTGGCGGAAGGTCTGATAATGCTGCTCCGCCAACAGCGTCGTGGGCGCCATCAGCGCGGCATCATAACCACTTTCCAACGCCATCAACGCCGCACAAGCCGCCACTACCGTCTTCCCTGTCCCCACATCCCCCTGCAACAACCGCCGCATGGGACACTTCCCACTCATGTCCTGGCGGATTTCCCGCAAAACACGCGTCTGAGCCTGCGTAAGCTTGAACGCCAGGCGCGCCAAAAATGGCTTGATTAGCCGGTTGTTATCCCCGCCGCATGGCAGCGGCCGGGCGCGCTCCTGCAACTTCAGCCGCCGGCTTTGCAGCCGAAGTTGCAGCTCCAGCAGCTCTTCCATCGCCAGCCGCCGCCGCGCCCGCTCCACCTCCTCCATCTCCGCGGGAAAATGCAGCCGGTTCAGCGCCTCGCCCCGCGGCAGATAACCGGCTTGCACCAGCTCCGGATGCGTCTCAGAAATCTGATGCGCCAACTGCCGCAACGTACGCCACACCAGTCCCCGCAACCACCGTTGCGTCAATCCCTCCGTCAGGGGATACACCGGCGTGATGCGCTCAAAATGCGCCCCCGCCTCCTCGTCCGCCTCCAATACTTCGGTTTCGGGATGATCCATCGTGGCCGGCCGCAAATGCCGCACGGCGCCAAACACAATCACCTCGTCTCCCACCCGAAAATATTTCTCCATGAACGGCAGATTCCACCAATGGCAGTACAGCCGTCCGGAGCCGTCCTCAAGAATCAGCTCATACACCGATTTGCTGCGGCGCTGGTAATATTTCACCCCATGCACGACAACCCGTCCCCGCACCAGAGCCGTTTGTCCCGGTTGTAACGTCCCAATCGGCACCGTTTGCCGCCGGTCTTCATAACGGCGGGGACGATGCAAGAGCAGGTCTTCAACGGTTTGAATCCCCAGCTTGCCCAACAATTCCGCGCGCTCAGCGCCGACGCCCCACAAACAGGTCACCGGCTGATTCAGAATGCATGTTGCAGGCTTTGCGCTGTCCACGGCTTGAGCGTAATGCATCCCGGCGCTGGTGACGAGATGAAAGCCCTTCAGTTTTTTGACCGGCTGCCGATGTTGAAGTATATTGGTCAACCAGTCCGCGCGTCCCGAACGACGGTAAACACAGAAACATTTTCTGGTTGGCCAGCTTGCTTATGAAACCGTTGGGCTTTCCCGACTCGCATTATCTTTCTGCCGCCCATGGATGGCTCGAATTGGGGCTTGTCTCCGAAGCCGAAGCCGAGCTTCAGCGCCTCGCCCCCGCCCATCGTCAACATCCGGAAGTCTTGCGCTTGCTCTGCCGGGTGGCCTGGGAAAACCAGCGCTGGCGTCAGTGCGCCGAAGCCGCCCGAAGCCTCGCGCAGGCAGCGCCCGAGGATAGCGCCGGCTGGGTGTACCTCGCACACAGCCTCCACCAATTGGGCAGAACCACCGAAGCGTATCAGTTGCTGAGCCAGGTGCAGGACACTGCGAAACCAGACCCGGGAATGGCCTTGGGGCTCTCCTGCCTGGCCTGCTGTCTGGGGCATTGGGAGGAAAGCCAGGATTGGCTCGCCCGCGCCTTCGAGCTGGCCGCCCAGCCCCACGAACGCGAACAACTCAAGGCAAGGGCGCTTATTGAACCGGCGCTGGCCCCCCTGCGCGACATCATCCAGCATCTGGCCTGATGCCCGGGCGGTTCAAGGAATGAGCACCCGCAGGCACCGCGCACGCACCTCGAAGCGGCACGGCGTCCGACACAGGGACTCCCCATCCGCACAAATCCACAGGGGAGCCTGCGGCGTCTCGTATTCCACCCACGCGCTGGTCAGCACACGCACGCGCGGATGCGTGAGATGCGTGCCCCGCATCACCCGCGGCAGCATCCGCACCACCGTCCACCGCGAGACCTGCTCCACCAAAGTAAGGTGAAATCGCCCGTCATCCGGCACCGCCCCCGGCGCAATCATCATCGCGCCCCCGTAACTGGGCGAATTGGCCGTCGCCGCCAGCAAAATGCGCCCCTCATACGCGCCAAACTCGCCCCGCAGGCGCACCACTGGAAACTGGAAATGCGCAAGCACCCGCAAAACGGCGTAAAGGTAGGCCGCCGTCCCGCGCAACCATAATTGCCGGGTCTCCACAAAACGGCTGGCCTCGGAATCAAAACCCAAGGTCGCCACCGTCAAAAACACACGCGAGCCGGCGATGCCCAAATCCACCGCCCGTGTTTTTCCGGCCAATATGGTTTCCGCCAGCCGCTCCGGCGGGGCATGCCGCGACACCCCCACCGCCCGCGCAAAATCATTGCACCGCCCGCGCGGCAACACACCCAATGCCACCGGCGTCCCCGCCAGAGCCGCGGCCACCTCCTGCAAGGTCCCATCGCCACCCGAGACAATGACCGCATCGCATCCGGCCGCCATCGCGGCGCGCGCCCGCCTTTCGGCATCCCCTCGGGCAGTGGTGGCTTCCAGCCGGGCCTCATGCCCCGCCTCCTGCAAAAGGCGTTGGACCCGCTCCGCGGTGACCATTGCGGAACGGTTGCCTGAGACGGGGTTGACCAGCAGGTAATACCGCATGCCTGGATTGTGCCCGCAAGCCCATGGCCGCCCAAGGCGAAAATGAGGAATGGCCCGGGGCTCGCCGGCCAGGGCCAGAGGAAGATACTTTCACCCTCCGACTGGCGCACCCCCCAACCCTGATGCCATGCGATTGCCCGGCGGAGCTTCCTTCGCCTTCCGGGCTTTCAATCAGGGCCGCCCCAAAAGCGCCGCCCGGACGAGTGCCCTAAACCGCAAGCCAATGGCTCAATACTCGCGCTTGCCCAACTTGCCCGGTTGCGGCACCGGATAACGGCCGTCCGCTCCCAGTTGCAGCGGGGCCGGACTATCCATGGTGACCTTGTCAATGCCCGGCGCAAATTCATGCTCACAGTTGAGCATGTCCTCATAGGTAATAATCTGGCCGGTATGCGCCGCCATGCGGCCCATCGAGGTCACCAGGCTGGCAATCGCGCCGCGCTTGGCTTCGTTGTAGGGCAGGTCTTTGCGAATGGCCTCCACCAAATCGTCCCACTCCAACTGATACGGGCTGGGCTCCGGCTGCGGAAAGGCCCAAATCAGGTCCTCGCTGGAAATGTTGTGCGATTTGAACAGCCGCACCCGCCCTGGCGTGTGGGCATTGGTGCTCACAATGCCCGAGCCTTTGGTCCCGTGCACATAGCTGGCAAATTCATTATGGCACCCAGGCATGTGCCGGCCCGTGAACCACAGCTTGGTGCCGTCAGGATAGGTATATTCGATGGAGTAACTGTCAAAGTTCTGGTCCAGCGAATCCCCCCGGTAATGGCGCCCCCCCACCGCATGCGCCCGCACCGGCCACGCATTTTTCATCCACGAGCACTCGTCAATCTGGTGGATGTTGTAGTCGCTGAAAACGCCCCCGCTGGCCCACAGGAACGCATGGAAGCGCTGGATTTGATACAACGTCTCATTCATGTTCGCCGGCCTGCGCCCGACCGTCGCCGCCGTGCCGCCGGTGCGATACGCGCGCATCAGGACAATGTCCCCAATCTGCCCGTCCGCAATGCGCTTGTGCAATTCCTGCCGTCCCTTGCAATGCCGCACCATCAAACCCACCCCCACCTTCAGGTTGAGCTTCTCGGAGCGCTCGGCCAGCTCCAGCATCTTGCGGGTGGTGGGGCCGTCCACGGTAACCGGCTTCTCCATGAACACATTAAGCCCCTTCTCGATCGCATATTGGAAATAGGGCCAGCGAAAGGCCGGCGGCGTGGCAAAGATTGCAATGTCCCCCTTCCGCAAACAATCCATGGCCTTTTTGGCGGCGTCAAAGCCCAGAAACTTCCGCTCCTCCGGCACGTCAAACTTGCCGCTGTTCGCGTACTTGTTGCTCAGGCTTTCAAAGCTGCGGTTGAGCTTGCCCTCAAATACATCCGCCATGGCCACCAGTTTGATGGGGCCGCTCTTGGTGGAAAGGGCGTTGTCCGCAGCGCCGGTACCCCGGCCACCGCAGCCAATCAAGGCCACTTGAATCGTGTTGTTTTCAGCAGCATAACCGGGGCGGGCCACGGCGGCCACAAGCGCGGCGCCAGTCACCGCTTTGGCAGAAGTACGCAAAAATGCGCGGCGAGTCGTTTCCATATGTTTTGGGCTAATTTTTCGCCCTCCATTTTAGCCCGATACCCCGCGCTTGTCCAAACCATATTGGCGCAACGGCAAAAAAATCAGCGCCGCCAGCCAGCTCAGGTCACAAACTCCAGCTCCGGCGCGCGGGGAATCAGACCCCGCTCAAAGGCCAGACCCAAAAAACGCCGGATGCTTTCCCGCCCGCGCTCGCCATAGTCCAGCGTCCAATGATTGACATACATGCCCACAAAACGATCCGCCAAAGCCCGGCCCATGTCCCGGGCAAATTGCAGCGCGTATTCCACGGCCTCCGGCCGGTGCTCCAGGCTGTAGCGAATGCTGGCCGTGAGCCAGTCGCTGATGCGCTTCCGGTCCGCCGGCGCAAAACGTTTGTGAATGACGTTGCCGCCCAACGGCAAGGGCAGGCCGTCCTGCTGGCGGCCCCACCACGCTCCCAAATCCTCGCACACCACCAGCCCCTCGTTCTGATAGGTAAGCTGGCCTTCATGGATGATCAGCCCCACGTCCGCCTCGCCACGGCGCACGGCCGCAAAAATCTGGTCAAAGGGCACCACCACATGGTTGAACTCCCGCGCCGGCCGTTCAAGCCACAGTTGCAGCGCTAGAAAAGCGCTGGTCATCACCCCCGGCACCGCAATGCGCCGTCGAGCGATTTCCTCGCGGCTCAAATGTTGTCGGGCCACCAGCATCGGGCCGTAACCATCGCCCATGCTCGCCCCGCTGGGCAGCAGCGCATACTGGTCGCAAACATACGCATAAGCATGGATGCTGATGGCCGTGATGTCCAGCTCGCCCCGGGTGGCGCGCTCATTCAAGGTCTGAATATCCTGCAAAATATGTTGAAAACGGAAACCCGGCGTGGGCAGCAGCTCCTTGGCCAGCGCGTAAAACATGAAGGCATCATCCGGGTCCGGCGAGTGCCCCAGCGTCAGCAAACGTTCATTCATGCAGGCAAGGTAGAAACAGGGACCCTGCCATGCAAGCTCCGATGCACCTGGCCGGCCCCCTCTCAAAGCGGTCTTACCCCCTGCATATCTCAAACATTCCCTGCATTTCTCTTGGCCAGCGCCGCCACGCCGACGTATAACCGCCGCATGAAAACCATGCTCACCTTCCTGGCGTCCGCGGCATCTGCCGGCCATCTGCTGGCCGCCACCGCCTTGGCGCCCCTGTCCCTGCATCCGGAGAACCCGCATTATTTCCTGTTTCGCGGCCAACCCACCGTGCTCATCACCTCGGCGGAACACTACGGCGCCGTCTTGAACCGGGATTTCAATTACGTGAAATACCTGCACACCCTGGCGCAGGACGGCCTCAATAACACCCGCACTTTCAGCGGCGCTTACGTCGAGCCACAGGGCGCCTTCAACATCGAACGCAACACCCTCGCCCCCGCCCCCGGCCGTTTCATTTGCCCCTGGGCGCGCAGCGACGTTCCCGGCTACGCCAACGGCGGCACTAAATTCGACCTGCACCGCTGGGATGAAGACTATTTCCGGCGGCTCAAGGATTTCCTGGCCACGGCCTCACGCTACGGCATCGTGGTGGAAATGAACCTTTTCTGCCCGTTTTATGAGGAAGCCCAATGGCGCCTTAGCCCGCAAAACGCCATCAACAATATCCAGGGCCTCGGCACCGTACCCCGCACCAATGTGTACACGCTCGACAAACATGGCGGCCTGCTGGCCGTGCATGAGGCCATGACCCGCAAAATTGTCACCGAATTGAAGGACTTTGATAATCTCTACTACGAGATTTGCAACGAACCCTACTTCGGCGGCGTGACCATGGCCTGGCAAAAACACATCGCTGACGTCATCGTGGCCACCGAAAAGGAATTGGGCGTCCGCCATCTCATTTCCATGAACATCGCCAACGGCAAGGCCAAAGTCACCGACCCGCACCCGGCCATCTCCATCTTCAACTTCCATTATGCCTTCCCGCCGGACACCGTGGCGATGAACTACGATTTGAACAAAATCATCGGCGACAACGAAACCGGCTTCAAGGGCACCAATGACACCCATTACCGCATGGAAGGCTGGGCCTTCATCCTGGCGGGCGGCGGCCTCTACAACAATCTGGATTATTCGTTCACCGTGGGCTTCGAGGACGGCACCTTCGCCTACCACGCCAAACAACCCGGCGGCGGCAACCCCGACTTTCGCCGCCAGATGCGCACGCTCAGCCAGTTCATTCATTCCTTTGACTTCGTCAAAATGCGGCCCGCGCGCGAGCTGGTGAAGGGCGGCCTCCCGGACAAGGCCCATGTCCAAATGCTGGCCGAGCCGGGCCGGCAGTATGCGCTTTACCTCTTTGGCGGCAAGGAGGCCCAACTGCAACTGGATGTGCCCGCCGGAACTTATTCCGTCCAATGGGTGTACCCGCGAACCGGTCAGAAAACGCCCGCACAGCCCGTGCGGCATGAAGGCGGACTGCTCACGCTGGCCACGCCGGCCTACGAGCCGGACATTGCCCTGCGGCTGGTGCGCGCTCAACCTTAGGCGCCGGCCCCCCTTTACAGATTGCGCGGCTCGATGCCATGCAGATGGCGCACGAGAAAATCCATGCGCCGCCGGTTGCCGTAAGGCGTCTCCGCCGCGCCGTGACCCACGCCCGGGATGACGAGCAAGTCGAAGTCTTTGTCGGCTTTAATCAGGGCATTGACCACCTGCATGGTGGACGCCGGGTCCACATTTTCATCCATCTCCCCCACAATCAGCATTAATTTGCCCTGCAAACGGTGCGCCTGGGTCACATTGCTTTGCTCCGCATAATGCGGCCCCACCGGCCAGCCCATCCATTGCTCATTCCACCAGATTTTATCCATGCGGTTGTCATGGCAGCCACAATCCGCCACCGCCACCTTGTAAAAATCAGGATGCGCAATCAAGGCCCGCGCCGCATTTTGCCCGCCCGCCGAGCCGCCAAAAATGCCCACGCGGCTCAAATCCATATAAGGATACTTTTGCGCCGCCGCCTTCATCCACAAGATGCGGTCCGGGAAACCGGCGTCGCCGAGGTTTTTCCAGCAAACATCATGAAACGCCTTAGAACGATGCGACGTCCCCATGCCGTCCATTTGCACCACAATGAACCCCAGCTCCGCATAAGCCTGCCCCTGATGCGAGGGCTGAAAGTTTTTGGGAGTGAAGGAGCCTTGCGGGCCGGCATAAATCCGCTCCACCACCGGATATTTTTTGCCGGGGTCCAACCGCGTGGGCCGCCAAATCACCCCGTAAATATCGGTCTGTCCATCGCGGCCTTTGGCCACAAACGGCTCCGGCAGCCGCCACCCCAACTGGCTCATGGCCGAGGCATCCGCCGTCTCCAGCACACACACCAGCCGCCCGTCCTCCGCCCGCCGCAGCTCATGCACCGGCGGAGCGTCCACCCGCGACCAGGTATCTATGAAAAACCGGCGGTCCGGCGAAAATTGCACCGTGTGCGTGCCGTTGCCCTCGGTCAATAGCGTGAGCTGGCTGCCGTCAAAATTCACCCGCGCATAATGCACATAATAAGGATCCTGGCCGGGATGAATGCCCCCCGCCCGAAACCATATTTGCCGACGCTCCTCGTCCACCCGCTCCACCCCGCGCACCACCCACGGGCCGCGCGTCATCTGATGCTTCACCTTCCCCGTGCGTGCATCATATAGATAAAGATGATTCCACCCGTCCCGCTCCGACATCCAAATCAGCTCGCCGCTCCGCTCCAGGTAGTGCAAAAAAAACTTGCCCGAGTAATCAATGAACGTGGCGCTGCGCTCGTCTATGAGCGCCCGGGCTTCCCCGGTAGCGGCATTCACCGCAATCAACCGCAAGATTTGATGCCCCCGCCGATTGTGCACAAAGGTGAATTGACTCGAATCCGCCGCCCACCGCACGTCCTGATTGGACCACGGATTCTCAAACAGCGCCGGAACAATTTCAATTTTGCGGCGCTGCGCCACATCGAAAAGCTGCGGCATCGGCTGCGGCACGCGGTCCCCCGGCTTGAGGTAATCATACGAATGCAGCTTGGGCTGCAACTGGTCCTTGGGGGAAGACTCCACGTAATACACCTTGCGCGTGTCCCCCTGTTTCACGCGCATGACCACCAGCTTCCGGCTGTCCGGCGCCCAGTAGAACCGCCCCTCATAACGGTCCTCCGCTGTCCCATCCGTGCTCAGCGCAAATTCCTGCTGGTCAGAAACCCGCCGCAAAAAAACATTGTTTTCCCGGTAAAACGCCTGCCACTGCCCGTCGGGCGACAACCCCTCGCGCGAACGCGCAGCCCGCGCCGGCTCCGTCGCTGCCGGAGAGGGAGCCGCCCGATTGGGCTTCTCAATCACCGCCTCCCCGCCGCCTTCCACCGCCTCAAACACCGCCACCGTATTGCCGTCACCATCCGTCACCTGCCACACATGCCCGGCAAAAGTGTGCTGGTCCCGCTCCGCGCCGGCCGCCAGGGTCCCATACGCCTGCGGGCGGCCCTCAGGATTAATCCAGAACAGCCGCACTTCCTGCCCGGTCCGATTGATGAACCGGATGGAGGTCTCCTCCCCCGTCCGCCGGGAGGGCCGCACATTGCGCGAGGCGGCCAGATTTTCCGTTTTGGCCGCCTCGCGGGGCACTTCGGAAAGTGCATAACTGGCCAGGGCCAGCCTCCAGGATTTTCCTTCAGCGCGGAATTGCACCCATTGCCCCGCAGCGTCCCATTCCAAGGCGTCCATGGGCAGGCGGTGGGATGGCACCTCCTTTTTCAAGGCCCGGCTCAACGCTTCCGCCAACCGGGCATGGTCAAACGCCGGCCGCCGCTCCCCCCGCACCGCATCCACCACCACGAATTCACGCGCCCCGCCCGCCAGCTCTTTGCGATACCAAAAGCGCTCCCCGCCCGCGAACCAGTGGGGAGTGAGGCGCGCGTTCAACACCTTGCCCTCACAAAGCCTGCTCCATTGAAATGCCCGCTGGTAGTCCTCCCTGGTAATTTGTGACTTCAAGCCGGTCGTCCCTGCTGCCAGCAAGCAGAGCCAAACCATCAACATGCGTCGCATAAAACTTAGCGTGCGGACAACTGCCCCGCCGCGGCAGCAGAGGGTTCCTGAAGAAGGTCTGCCCATGGTTGGCGGTACTGGCGCAGTTCCTTTTCCTGGCGCTCATCAAACGCCCCCCGGCGCTGCGCATACAAATCCATCCACACCACCCACCGCTCCCAATCCGCCGGCGTCAACGGCGGCTTGCCGCAGGCCGTGTCCGGCTTTTGCAAAAATTGCAACAGCACACTGCGCTGGGCAATGCCGTCGCCTTCGATGGAATAACCGCGGGCGTAAGCGTCCTTGACCTGTTTCAGAAGGCTCGGTTTGCCGTAACGGGTAAGTTGCTCATAGGCGGCCTCCGCCGTCAGATTGATTTTGCGCGCCGCAAGCTGGTCAGCAGCGGGAGAATGGCAGCGCACACAATCGCGATTAAGCATCGGTTGAATCAACGTATCAAAGCGCAAAGGCCACGTCCCCTCCGGGCCGGGTTGAATGCGCGACGGCTCGCGCGCCGCAGCCAACGCCCGCCGGCTGGCCGGCGCAGTAGAACGATGCTCATGACAGCCGGCGCAGCTCAGGGTCTGTCCCGGCTGCACATGCGCCGCGCTGCGCATGGTCTGCACGGCCAGCCCCCGCTCATCCAGCGCCTGAAAAAACACAATCACCCCCGCCGGCACCCGGAAATACGCCGAGCCATCCGCCTCCACCGGCACCGTGCCCAACAGCAACTTCCCCGGGTCATCCTTCGTCAGCCCCAGATTCGGATAGTCCATCGTGGGATGGGTCTTGGGCGGAATGGCCACGATGCGCAACGCCTTGATGTCGCCGCGCTTCACGGTGTGCAAACCGCGGTAAACATCCGTCAGCAAAAACCGTCCCTCCTGGCTCGCCTCCCATTGTGCCTGCGCGGCAATCACCGGCGGCGTCGGCCGCGGCCTGAGCGGGATGGGTTCCAGGGAGGAAATGCGCGGGTCGCGATAAATCAGCTCGCGGCAGCCCATGGCGTCATAAAGGTAGAGCGACATGCTGTTGTCCGGCCGCTGCACCGCATGCCAGCGCTCCCACCCTTCCGGCCCCGGCACGGATACGCCCTCATAGCTCCACGCCACCAGGTAAAACCGCTCCGACAACGGCCACGGGCTGGCATAATACGTCTTGGGCCACGTCTCCACCTCAGGCATTGGCACCTCCGGCGTCAGGCGCGTGATGGGCGCGGCCCCCTCCGTGCCCACGCTGGGGTCCAAGAGCACCAGGCTGCCCATCGTTTGCGAATGATGCCCCGACGCCGTAAACACAATCTTCCGGCTGTTGGGCACCGGTTTCGCCTCAAACGCGCAGTGCGGCGCCACCGTGTAGTTGCCGTACACCACGCGCGGATTCGTGCCATCCGGATTCATGGCCCACAAACCCATGTAGGGCATGTTGTCGCGGTCCACATAATCCCAGCGCGAATACAAAATCGCCCCATCGTGCCCCACCTCCGGCGTCCATTCAAACATCTCAAACGGCGAAATGGCCGTCAGGTCCGAACCGTCCGCCTTCATCGTGTGCAACGTGTACACCGCCACCGGCCGCTCCGGCCCCCCGCCGCAGCGCACGTAAATATCCGGCTGCGCCCCCCGCTCCACCGATTGCCGCGCCGTGGCCTTGTTCACCTGCAACGCCTGCCCGCGCCGCGTGGACAAAAACACAATCCGCCCATCCGGCAGATACCGCCCGTCGAAATCGTCATACTTGCCAAAGGTCAACTGCCGCAATCCCGTGCCGTCCACGTTCATCTCAAAGAGATGGTAAAAGGCG
This is a stretch of genomic DNA from Fontisphaera persica. It encodes these proteins:
- the nikR gene encoding nickel-responsive transcriptional regulator NikR — encoded protein: MKKELAARFTVSLPPQLLKQLDDWVRAKGFDNRSQAVADMIRDRLVDQMQESPEREIAGTITLVYDHHKPHLTEALTDFQHDHHHSIISTLHVHLDHHNCLEVLVVRGKVAEIQRISDRLLAIKGLKHGKLTVTTTGKDMPA
- a CDS encoding phosphopantothenoylcysteine decarboxylase; translated protein: MQCLVTAGPTYEPLDEVRRLTNFSTGALGCRLAAALRQAGHAVCLLLSEQATAAPPAGWTGNIRRFSTTQSLHDQLAALAGPSIQAVFHAAAVSDFTFGRIYRQLAAGQLQEIHGAKIESRGAPLLAELTPTPKLLPRMAGWFPRALIVGWKYELEGTPDDALAKARRQLEEARTHACVLNGRAYGPGFALVTPGHPPRHCDDQPALFAALLRLLGEHPPR
- the recG gene encoding ATP-dependent DNA helicase RecG, which produces MHYAQAVDSAKPATCILNQPVTCLWGVGAERAELLGKLGIQTVEDLLLHRPRRYEDRRQTVPIGTLQPGQTALVRGRVVVHGVKYYQRRSKSVYELILEDGSGRLYCHWWNLPFMEKYFRVGDEVIVFGAVRHLRPATMDHPETEVLEADEEAGAHFERITPVYPLTEGLTQRWLRGLVWRTLRQLAHQISETHPELVQAGYLPRGEALNRLHFPAEMEEVERARRRLAMEELLELQLRLQSRRLKLQERARPLPCGGDNNRLIKPFLARLAFKLTQAQTRVLREIRQDMSGKCPMRRLLQGDVGTGKTVVAACAALMALESGYDAALMAPTTLLAEQHYQTFRQWLAPLGVPVVLHISGRPAEVAGTASPQLAIGTHALLTEDFAPPRLGLVIIDEQHKFGVAQREALVRKGRYPHLLIMTATPIPRTLGLTLYGDLDVSVLDERPVGRGHIRTFVRTPDKAPKVWEFVRQQLEAGRQAYVVYPRLEEGDSENGLKALLEEGEQVRRLLQPWRVGVAHGRMPAAERERVMADFRANRTQVLLATSVIEVGVDVPNATVMVVENAERFGLAQLHQLRGRIGRGAHASYCILLAGTKTPEALERLETLVKHEDGFAIAEEDLRLRGPGELTGQAQSGLPDFRFADLRRDLSLVEAARELARRQLGGGGA
- a CDS encoding tetratricopeptide repeat protein, whose protein sequence is MKPLGFPDSHYLSAAHGWLELGLVSEAEAELQRLAPAHRQHPEVLRLLCRVAWENQRWRQCAEAARSLAQAAPEDSAGWVYLAHSLHQLGRTTEAYQLLSQVQDTAKPDPGMALGLSCLACCLGHWEESQDWLARAFELAAQPHEREQLKARALIEPALAPLRDIIQHLA
- a CDS encoding diacylglycerol/lipid kinase family protein gives rise to the protein MRYYLLVNPVSGNRSAMVTAERVQRLLQEAGHEARLEATTARGDAERRARAAMAAGCDAVIVSGGDGTLQEVAAALAGTPVALGVLPRGRCNDFARAVGVSRHAPPERLAETILAGKTRAVDLGIAGSRVFLTVATLGFDSEASRFVETRQLWLRGTAAYLYAVLRVLAHFQFPVVRLRGEFGAYEGRILLAATANSPSYGGAMMIAPGAVPDDGRFHLTLVEQVSRWTVVRMLPRVMRGTHLTHPRVRVLTSAWVEYETPQAPLWICADGESLCRTPCRFEVRARCLRVLIP
- a CDS encoding Gfo/Idh/MocA family protein, translating into METTRRAFLRTSAKAVTGAALVAAVARPGYAAENNTIQVALIGCGGRGTGAADNALSTKSGPIKLVAMADVFEGKLNRSFESLSNKYANSGKFDVPEERKFLGFDAAKKAMDCLRKGDIAIFATPPAFRWPYFQYAIEKGLNVFMEKPVTVDGPTTRKMLELAERSEKLNLKVGVGLMVRHCKGRQELHKRIADGQIGDIVLMRAYRTGGTAATVGRRPANMNETLYQIQRFHAFLWASGGVFSDYNIHQIDECSWMKNAWPVRAHAVGGRHYRGDSLDQNFDSYSIEYTYPDGTKLWFTGRHMPGCHNEFASYVHGTKGSGIVSTNAHTPGRVRLFKSHNISSEDLIWAFPQPEPSPYQLEWDDLVEAIRKDLPYNEAKRGAIASLVTSMGRMAAHTGQIITYEDMLNCEHEFAPGIDKVTMDSPAPLQLGADGRYPVPQPGKLGKREY